Proteins encoded within one genomic window of Candidatus Methylomirabilota bacterium:
- a CDS encoding DUF1232 domain-containing protein, with the protein MIALLKALPDLARTLARLAADPVLPTAAKLAVAAAVLYLVSPVDLIPDFIPVLGALDDLFVAAIVVDGILNFVDRGLVLRYWPGSPESLERIARVAGVLAAWVPRRLKLRIFSPAGGR; encoded by the coding sequence ATGATCGCGCTCCTCAAGGCGCTCCCCGACCTCGCGCGCACGCTCGCGCGGCTCGCCGCCGACCCCGTGCTGCCCACGGCGGCGAAGCTGGCGGTCGCCGCCGCGGTGCTCTACCTCGTCTCGCCCGTGGACCTGATCCCCGATTTCATTCCGGTCCTCGGCGCCCTCGACGACCTCTTCGTGGCGGCGATCGTCGTGGACGGGATCCTGAACTTCGTGGACCGCGGGCTCGTGCTCCGCTACTGGCCGGGGAGCCCGGAGTCCCTCGAGCGGATCGCGCGCGTCGCGGGCGTCCTCGCCGCGTGGGTGCCGCGCCGCCTCAAGCTACGCATCTTCTCCCCCGCCGGCGGCCGCTGA